In the Acidobacteriota bacterium genome, one interval contains:
- a CDS encoding sigma-70 family RNA polymerase sigma factor has translation MPLPPNDVTSLLIEWRQGDPHALDRLMPLVYGELRRLAGRYMRRERSDHSFDPTELVHEAYLKLSGKNHPRWRDRIHFYAVAAQLMRRILVDHARGHRTAKRGGGVPKLSLQEAGEVSDQEATDLVALDEALKDLAEIDQRKARIIELRFFGGLTIEETAEFLEVSTATVIADTRLARAWLHKEMQAAEAAAESAPQRGESGDEGPPPGPA, from the coding sequence ATGCCGCTACCGCCGAACGACGTCACCAGCCTGCTGATCGAATGGCGTCAGGGAGACCCGCACGCCCTCGATCGGTTGATGCCCTTGGTCTATGGGGAGCTGCGCCGTCTCGCCGGTCGCTACATGCGCCGCGAACGCTCGGACCACAGCTTCGACCCCACCGAGCTGGTGCACGAGGCCTATCTCAAGCTTTCCGGTAAGAACCATCCCCGCTGGCGCGATCGCATCCACTTCTATGCGGTGGCGGCGCAGCTCATGCGCCGCATTCTGGTCGATCACGCCCGCGGCCATCGCACCGCCAAGCGCGGCGGTGGAGTCCCCAAGCTGTCGCTGCAGGAGGCCGGTGAGGTCTCGGATCAGGAGGCTACCGATCTGGTGGCCCTTGACGAGGCTTTGAAGGATCTCGCCGAGATCGATCAGCGCAAGGCACGCATCATCGAGCTGCGTTTCTTCGGCGGTCTCACCATCGAGGAGACGGCGGAGTTCCTGGAGGTTTCGACGGCGACGGTGATCGCCGACACGCGCTTGGCCCGCGCCTGGCTGCACAAGGAAATGCAGGCCGCCGAGGCGGCTGCCGAATCGGCGCCCCAGCGCGGCGAGTCCGGTGACGAGGGCCCGCCGCCCGGACCGGCATGA